The window GACCGTGGGCGGGGTCGACCTCAGGACCTTCCGGGCCGATGGCAGTCAGCGCCGGTTGGTCGACCTACCCGGCAGCGCGCTGTTCGTCGACGTACCCGTGAATCTCCTGGACCGGTTCGGCGGACCCTCACCGACGCCGCTGGAGGGGGCAGCGCGCTGGTTGCTGGCCCTCTACTGGCCCCTGGGACAGGTGGTCGAGCTGCTGATCGTCATCGTCATATCGGTGGTGATCCTGGCGATTCGCGGGTCGGCCAAGCGGCGTGTCAGAGCGCCGACGGAGCCGCCGTTCGCCCCGGGCACCGCATCATCGACGGACGGGCGGCCTTCGGACTAGTGCTGCAACGGCACTGACCGAGTCGAGTCTTGATCACGTTCGTGGGATGCGGCGGTTGCTGCGGTGGGCCGCCTGGGACGTCGACGCGGTCCGGCCATCTTGATCATGGCGTAGGCGTAGGTCGCTCGGGCATCCAGGGTCGGCGTGGCGGACCCGACCGCGGGTCGGTACGGAGCGGACACCTTCACGGTGTCCTGCCGATCGGGCCGAGAACGGTTCACCAGCTCCGGGTGGCCGACGATGCGCACCACGGCGCCGGAGCCGTGCCGGGGGCCGCTGGCCGTGCGTCGGTTGCCGTGCACGGCCAGCGGTCGTTCCCTACGGCTCAGCCTGCGGTGCAGGACCTGATCTGGGGTCGGGCGCTGGAGTTGCCGTTCATCATCGTGGTGAAGCCGAACGTGTTGCCGCTGCCGTTGGAGCGCACCGTCATCACGCTGCCGCTGCTGTCCCAACTGAAGCTGCCGCTCCAGGTGGTGGAGACCCGCTGTGGCGAGGTGATCGCCACGACCACGGACCAGGTGCTGGCCCCGCTGACCGTGACCGAGGTGTTGTACCGGTCGCCCCAGACCGTGCCCGGGGTGATCGACGCCGTGCAGCTACCGCCGGGCGGCGGGGTCGTCGGGGGGAGGGTCGTGGGCGGCGTGGTGGTCGGCGGCGTGGTGGTGGGGTTGGGAGCGCCGCTGTTCAGCGCGGCGAGTACCGCGTCGTACGCCGCTTTCTTGCCACCACTGCTGTTGAACAGCAGCGGACTCTCACCGGACCGCCACGAGTCCGAATCGCGGATACCCCAGACCGTGATGCCGGTGCAACGAGGCACCGCCAGGCAGTCGTTGGTCACGTTGCGGTACGCGTCCGCCGGGGCGTTACGGATGTCCAGCTCGGTGATGTGCACGTCCACTCCGAGTGCGGCGAAGCTGGACAACGTCGTACGGTAGTTGCTCGGATAGTTCGAGCCACCCGTGAAGTGCGACTGCAGACCCACGCAGTCGATCGGCACGCCACGGTTCTTGAAGTCCTGGACCATCCGGTAGACAGCCTGGGTCTTCGCATCGGTCCAGTTGTCGGTGTTGTAGTCGTTGTAGCAGAGCTTGGCGCCGGGGTCCGCCGCCCGCGCGGCACGGAACGCCGCCTCGATCCAGTCGTTGCCCGTCCGCTGCAGGTTGGAGTCGCGCCGGGCACCGCTGGATCCGTCGGCGAACGCCTCGTTCACCACATCCCACCACGTGACCTGACCGCGGAAGTGGGTGGCGACCTGCGTGACGTGGTTGAGCATCGCGTTGCGCAGCGCCGTACCCGACATGCTCTGCATCCAGCCCGGCTGCTGGCTGTGCCAGGCGAGCGTGTGGCCACGCACCTGCATGCCGCGCGACCGGGCGTGCTGCACGATCCGGTCGGCGTTGCCGTAGCTGAACTGGTTCTGGTTCGGCTCGGTCGCGTCGATCTTCATTTCGTTTTCCGGCGTGACCTGGTTAAACTCCCGATTCAGGATGGTCGTGTACGCCGAATCGCTCAACTTGCCCGCCGCGACGGCGGTACCGAAGAACCGCCCGCCACGCTCGGCGGCCGACGCACCCAGGGTCGTGGCCGCCTGCGCCGAGGTGCTCACCACGACCGCGGTGCCGGTGGCGAGCAGCAGGCTCATGACGCCCAGCAACAGCCGGGACTGCCGGATTCGTCTCGTCGTCGGGCGGGGACGCGCCTCAACGGGTTGGTTCATCATTCCTGTAAGCCTCTCTGGTCAGTTGACAAGGTCGACGGAGTTCCACGGTGGGCCCGGGGACAGGGCGGCGGTGCAGGCAGCATTTGGCGGGGGGTCCGGCGGGATCGGTCCGGACGCTGACGGGTGGCGCCGCCCACACGCCGGCCGGCTTGCGACGACCGAGGGAGCGGCGGGATCGCCGCGACAGCGGGCACGACCGGGGCCGGTCCGCCGCCGCGCGGGGTAAGACGCCCAACGCGGCCTCCTTTGCAGGGCGAGGGTGGTGGGGTACGGGTGCAGCCCGAAGCCGGTTGAGCCGGGACATGGACCTCAAGCCCACCCGTAGGCCGAGAGGTTACGGAAAAGTTTCATATGATTCAAGTCTATGAATCTTTGTGTTGACCTGCCCTTCCGCCACAAAAACCCAGGTCGGACAGCGGATAGTCGGCGCCGGACAGCCTGGAAATTTTCGGCCACAGGCTCGTAAGTTTGCGGCCGGGGAGAGTCCACACCGACCACATGGGAGCGGGTACGCCCCCTCGACACGAACGAGCCAACGTCGACTCGTCACCGTCACCCGATTGTCAGACAGGCGGTACGAGCTGCGCAAAGAGCGTGTTGGTCGGCGGGATCCCCGGCACCCGGCGGCCACAGCCCGGTGAACCACGAAGATTCAGGGCCTTGGATATTTCGGAGAAGTTTCGTAACCTGTGCCCACAAGCGACTTTTCCTACCGGCGACCGGAGCCGGCGCACCCCGACGGCAACCTGAGCCGCTCCGCCGCCTCCCTACCCGGAGGATCAGATGCGCAACGGATCGACCAGACCGCTACCGGCCGTTCTCACCGCGGGCACGGTGGTCACCGGATCGGTCTCCGGCAGAAGCTCGTCGCCGGCGGCCACACCGTCGACTTCGTCGGCTCCAATGACGACGGCCGCGCCGACCACGCCACCGCCAACCACGTGCGCCCTTCCGGCGACGGCTCCTACTCCTCCTCGGCGAACACGACCTCGCGGCGCCGGTGAATCGCCGGGAGGACGGCGACGACGAGCGCCGCCACGGCCAGGGCCAGGAGGACCGCGGAGATCGGTCGGGTCAGGAAGACCGACGCGTCGCCGCGGGAGATGATGAGCGCCCGCCGCAGGTTCTCCTCCAGCAAGGGGCCGAGGACGAAGCCGAGAAGCAGTGGCGCCGGCTCGCAGCCGCACTTGATCAGGATGTAGCCCAGGATCCCGAAGAACGCGATCGCGTAGACGTCGTACGCGTTGAACGCCAGGGAGTAGGTGCCGATCGCGGCGAACAGGATGATCATCGGGAACAGCACCTGGTACGGGATGCGCAGCATGCGTACCCAGAGCCCG of the Micromonospora sp. NBC_01796 genome contains:
- a CDS encoding endo-1,4-beta-xylanase, with translation MMNQPVEARPRPTTRRIRQSRLLLGVMSLLLATGTAVVVSTSAQAATTLGASAAERGGRFFGTAVAAGKLSDSAYTTILNREFNQVTPENEMKIDATEPNQNQFSYGNADRIVQHARSRGMQVRGHTLAWHSQQPGWMQSMSGTALRNAMLNHVTQVATHFRGQVTWWDVVNEAFADGSSGARRDSNLQRTGNDWIEAAFRAARAADPGAKLCYNDYNTDNWTDAKTQAVYRMVQDFKNRGVPIDCVGLQSHFTGGSNYPSNYRTTLSSFAALGVDVHITELDIRNAPADAYRNVTNDCLAVPRCTGITVWGIRDSDSWRSGESPLLFNSSGGKKAAYDAVLAALNSGAPNPTTTPPTTTPPTTLPPTTPPPGGSCTASITPGTVWGDRYNTSVTVSGASTWSVVVAITSPQRVSTTWSGSFSWDSSGSVMTVRSNGSGNTFGFTTMMNGNSSARPQIRSCTAG